The window CCGGGGAGCAGGACCGGGTAGGGGTTGCCGAAATCGCCATTTACAAGGCCTACACCAAGTATGCCGACGCCGTATGCCATCAACGGCACGGCGTCTCCTTCAAGGAACTGGAAATGATGGCGGAGACGGGCGAGAAGGACCGGGCCCTTGTAGAGGAGATCAATCAGGAGACCAGGGAAGCCAAAGGGGGCCTTATGGGCGCCAGCATGATCTCGGACGCCTTCTTCCCCTTCAGGGACGGGGTGGATGTGGCCATCCGGCAGGGAATCCGGGCCATTGTCCAGCCCGGCGGGTCTTTGAGGGACTTCGAGGTGATCGAGGCCTGCAACCAGGCCGATCCCCAGGTAACCATGGTCTTTACCGGACAGAGGGCATTCAAGCATTAACCATCGGAGAAACAGAACATGTACGCTGCCAGTGATTTGAGAAAAGGGCTGAAGATACAGATTGACCATGAACCCTATGTGGTGACGGAATTTCAGTTCGTCAAGCCCGGCAAAGGTCAGGCCCTGTACCGCTGTAAATTGAAGAATATGATCACCGGGGTTATCATCGACCCCACCTATCGCTCGGGCGATACCTTTGAACAGGCCGACCTCAGCGAACGGAGGATGCAGTATCTGTACAACCAGGAAGATGAATACTGGTTCATGGACGTTGAGAATTACGAACAGTCCGTCCTCTCTGAAAAGCAGGTCGGTGATGCCAAGAACTACCTGATAGATAATCTGGAAGTGGATATCCTCTTTTTCGGGGAACGGCCCATCGGGATTACCCTCCCCAACTTTGTCGACCTGACCGTTACCCGGGCAGACCCCTGGGCCAAGGGAGATTCCGTTGCCGGCGACACCAAGCCGGTGACATTGGAGACCGGTTATGTGCTCAGGGTGCCCCCCTTTGTCGAGGAGGGGGGGAAGATCACCATCGATACCCGGACCGGTGAATATGTCACCCGGGTCAAAGAGTGACCCGTGGCCCAGTGAAGGAACGAGGCTGGCCGGACGGATACAAAATCTCCGGGTACGTGCGCAAGTGGTCCAATGGATCCGGACCTTTTTTATCGACCAGGACTATCTGGAGATAGAAACTCCCCAGCTCATCTCCGCCCCGGCCCCGGAAATACATATCGAGGCGGTCGAGGCGGACGGTCGTTTTCTCCATCCTTCCCCCGAACTCTGCATGAAGCGGTTACTGGCGGCCGGCCTTCCCCGGATATTCCAGATCAGCAGGTGCTTCAGAAAAGGAGAACGGGGGGATCTCCACCTCCCTGAATTTACACTCCTTGAATGGTACAGGACCGGGGGCGACTACCGGGTCCTCATGGATGACTGCGAGGCCCTGATCCGTTTTCTGGCCCAACGCCTCAGCGGGAAAGCGCACCTCTCATACCTGGGAAGAGACATCGACCTTTCACCCCCGTGGGAACGTCTATCCGTCAGGGCGGCCTTTGATCGATACGCCCGTCTCTCCCCTGACCAGGCACTTGAGAAAGGATGTTTTGATCAGGTGCTGGTGGAGGAGATCGAACCCCGTCTGGGAAACCTTCGGCCCACCTTCCTGTACGAATATCCCGCACCTCTGGCCGCTTTGGCCAGGCTCAACCCCGATGATCCGACCCTGTCCGAGCGGTTTGAACTCTATATTGCCGGGATGGAACTGGCCAACGGGTTTTCAGAGTTGAATGATCCTCGA is drawn from Deltaproteobacteria bacterium and contains these coding sequences:
- the efp gene encoding elongation factor P; this translates as MYAASDLRKGLKIQIDHEPYVVTEFQFVKPGKGQALYRCKLKNMITGVIIDPTYRSGDTFEQADLSERRMQYLYNQEDEYWFMDVENYEQSVLSEKQVGDAKNYLIDNLEVDILFFGERPIGITLPNFVDLTVTRADPWAKGDSVAGDTKPVTLETGYVLRVPPFVEEGGKITIDTRTGEYVTRVKE
- the genX gene encoding EF-P lysine aminoacylase GenX, coding for MSPGSKSDPWPSEGTRLAGRIQNLRVRAQVVQWIRTFFIDQDYLEIETPQLISAPAPEIHIEAVEADGRFLHPSPELCMKRLLAAGLPRIFQISRCFRKGERGDLHLPEFTLLEWYRTGGDYRVLMDDCEALIRFLAQRLSGKAHLSYLGRDIDLSPPWERLSVRAAFDRYARLSPDQALEKGCFDQVLVEEIEPRLGNLRPTFLYEYPAPLAALARLNPDDPTLSERFELYIAGMELANGFSELNDPREQRARFEAERGQRAAAGKKAYPLPERFLQSLENMPEAAGIALGVDRLVMVFCGASRIDQVVSFTPEET